The genomic segment tCATTTCAGATAACAAATTTTCATGggaaatatttgatatatatttagaTTTCGTAAAATGTACAGATGAAAAATACAGATGCACAAACCCAAATTGTTCAAAATatacttaaacatttttcaaTAAGTGATCAAATAGCAGTTTGTAAAGttaaattaattacaattaaataaaattaaatcttcagttcctcagtcatgCTAGACACATTTTGAGTGCTCAACAGCCATATgtggctactgtactggacaGTACGGGCCTAAAGAGTGACAAAGGCACTTGGTTGACACTTCCACCAACAGCATTTCATATCTACCTACTGTTGAGGTTTTCTGTGCATTGACAGAGATAACTTGCCAGGTATTAACTCTGAAAGTAATCCTACTGGTCACATCACTACTGTAGCTTACTGTCTCTAGGCTGATGCCAACATCAGTGAAAAAGGAATCTTCTAATGACTACACAGAATCACTATGTAGTACCTGACACATGGAATATAGTCAAAAATGTTTGTGGGATGAATATATCCTCTTCTTCATTACTCAGGGAATAATTCACTTGTTTGTGGACTACTTAAaccctttgtttttattttcctaaagttCGACCATTTCAGTGTATTAGACtgtatgtataataaaaaaaacataaagcagtaAGGAAACATTTTCAATTGAATATGTATTCAAGGCATTACAGTATAATGATTAAGAACTTAAGCTCTGGAGTCGGActgtctggattcaaatcctgttTCTATCATTTATTAGATGTGTGATCTTGGATAAATACTTGGCCTTTCTGTGCCCCAGTTCCCTCTTCTGCAAAACAGCGATGACACTACATACTCTCTTGGGGTGCTTTGAGGACTGCAGGTAACACACATAGAGCACTTGCACgcagtacttggcacataaaaGATGTTCAGTAAAGATGAGCTTTTTAAACAGAAATGACGGAAAAGTTGAAATTATAGCTAAAGTAAAAAACTAGGATTTTTCAATCATCCATGTCTCTCACATTACCTTAGATACCAAAAAAAAGACTGTAGAGGTAGTAATTTGAAGTCCTCAAAAGAAAAATCTCCCACGTAGTTATATCCATTTAAAAGGGAATACATAAGAAACTTCATTTGCTGGCAGTGTAGAGTTGTGCAGTATAGCACAGGTGCAgccaagcaaagagaaaaataccagGCAAAATAGGAAGGCATCTGCCTTACCTGCTTTTCCGTTTTCGAGGTGGTTTCTCCACTGTGCCAGTCAGTCTACAGACCAAACAAACAAGACGGTAACCAAAAGTAACATACAGGAACCCATCTCCGGGCCCTACCGTGCCAGTCAAGAACTAAATGTACCACCTTCTAGGACCACAGGCTCGCCAAGCCCAAACCTGACCTTACAAATGCCTTATGCCCCGTATCCCCCATTTACCAAGACCAAACAATCCTGGGACTGGCCGTTCCCCTATTGCCCTCTTTGCCcaaacccagctctgcctcctggtcCCTCACCCGATCCTCAGCCCCTGTTCGTCACAGCCCAGCTCCCCAAAACCACCCACCTCCACCTACTCATTGTCTGCTTCATCACCCCCACAAGGCCCCCCAGCCTCCCCTTTACCGTGCCCACCCGCTCCCGACCGTGTACGGCCCCTCCGAGCCCCGCCTCTCCAGGCCTGCGACCCCCGCATTCCAGGGCCCCTCCGCGGGGCGTGCGCGCCCTGCCACTCCCGGCCCGGCGCCCCCAGCCTCACGCCTCGGCGCCCCTTCCCTCACACGCCCCTCTCACCCGGCCTCGAGGATGCGATCGCCGCCCAGCCTGCGCCCCAGCCTCCGGGCGCCCCCCAGGCCCCTGCAGCCTGCACCCCCGCCCCTCCTGTCTCGGCGCCCCGAATGCTCCGCGGCCGCGAGCCGCTGCCCCTGGGCCCGTTCCCTAGCCCCAGCGCCATCCCCAACCCCGGCCTCCAcgcagcccccgccccacctgggggccaGGCGACTCCGCGGCTGCTGGGGCTGCCGGGCTCCTCTGACCATCCGGCTCCTGCTCCGCCGCGGGAGCTGCTCCGGCGGCCGCAGGGCTCgctcgggaagctgaggcggcGGAGGCTGGAGTAGGCGGAGAGGCGGGAGGAGGGCCTCGCGCCTCTGCCAGGCTTGCCTCGGGGCCCGCCTCCTCCGCGCCGCTCCTCGGCTCCCATTGGCTAGAGTCGCAGGGTGGACGGAAGCCTGGCAGCCGACTGGGCGCTCGGGCTGTCACTTCCCGCGCTGCCCACCCAGAGGTTTGGTTGAGACTGCAGGTGGCGGCGGAGGCGCCTTAGAGATTGCTGGCAGGGCCGGGGGAGACCTCAGCGCCACCGTGCGCCGGAAAGTAGAAACTGCATCTCTGGAGCCAGACACCTGCCCGCAGGTTCTCCTTGCTCTGCGTCTTGCATCCCACACACCTGCTGGGGCCCCCCCTCTTCTGCACCACGACAGGACTAAAGACCAAGCACTGCAATTCCCCAAATTCCTCTGACAGGTGCGACAGTGAGGCAACTCTCACCAACGAGATTCCTTTTAAACCCTCTCAAATACGCAGTCCCTGCCTCTACATCTTGCTGAAATTGTCTCACAGCTTACAGCTACCCCTCAAAGAGGATCCAGCCAAAAAACTGTAAGAATCCACGAAAATAAAGCATGGTTTGGATGCTCAGTCCTCTGCAGGAACGATCACAAGCTTGGgtgaagtctttttaaaaagcaagagttttttaaattaccatgaaagaaaaatcaacactGCAAACAGAACCAATGCCATACTAAAAGTAACGGGTTCCATTTTGAAAAGCGTAAACGGAATTGAACCCTCAGTGTGCACTAACCATCCTGTGCTACTGCGATAATTAAGTTCTGCATCAgttaatcaattttaaaattttactgcatttctTGACAGACCTAAGCATGCAAAACTACCAGCACATAAGCACAAGAAATATTAGTTCCCTTTTTAACAAAACCATCCTCGAAAATAAGGCACAATTcactaacataaataaaattctttaaggTGGGAAGGCCTCTCTAAATCTATATTCCTGTATACAATTTTGGTTTGGCAGATCCTTAGCATCTCTTGGAAGGAGGCATAAAACTTTCTCTTAAGCCACTGCTAGTTTATTAGAACACGTTTTTATGCATCAATAGTGCGACAGCCTAGAGTAGTATACCGCAACattggggtggggaaaaaatcTCACTAATCTCCACGAACGACAAAAATTAGGATACTACAGTTTTTCACAAAACCAAATGTTATTTGGTGTAAAGGGCTGTCCTTTCTTCTGAGatggttccttttttctttcatttttttcttttttgagacagggtctcactctctgttccctgggctagagtgtagtggcatcattacagctcactttgacctcaaactcctgggctcaagctatcctcctgcctcagtctcccaagtagttgggacgaCAGGCCCACACCATCaggcctggttaatttttctattttctgtagaggcaggggtcttgccatgttgctcaggctggtctgaaactcctggcttCCAGTGATTCTCCcttcttagcctcccaaagtgctaggcttacaggcatgagccactctgcCCCACCTGTTCTTTTTACATCTTTGATATTAAAATGACTTTCCTTTGATGAGATAATAGTGACGGCAGATTGTagtgggattttatttatttgagacacagttgctggggctagagtgcaatggtgtcagcatagttcactgcaacttcaaactcctgagctcaaacgatcctcctgcctcagcctcctaggtagGTGCAGTTGTGCATCACCACAACACctggttagtttttctatttttcagtagagacagggtcttcatgctcttgctcaggttggtctcagactcctgacctcaagtgaccctcccacctcagcctcccaaagtgctagtgtagtgggatttttttcctttttcctttgacAAGGAAAAGTTGTCAAACCTGTTGGTCCCCCAAATTAACCACAAATAGCCCCAATTCCAACCAACAGTATCCACCCATATTATCAAGCCAGAAAAAGGTAAAGACTTCAGAATAATTTACGTTCAGACAAGGGGAAGATGGGGAGTAAGCGGAGTCCTGGAGGGGAGGATCAACTCCCTAAGGAAGTAATCTTGAAATAACACTGATTACATTTCTTAAAGTATTGATTAAAAACCTCTGCCTGCTTTTCAGCATCTTCTATATTGTCCATAAACTGTAGCTATTCATTTCTTATGCCTTCTCAGGAAGTACACTCAAGTCTTTGCATTGTGTCCAAATTCCAGCAATCTCTGCTTCCGTGTTTTTATTCTGCAAGACATGCACTTCCTATCATTCCAGTCCACATTTAATTCACACTTCCCTTTTATCTTCCTGAATTACTCCATCCTACATCAAACATTTCCTTCCCCTAATTTGTTGTGCTTACAAAAGCTAAACTATGTTAGCAATTACATATTGCCTTGGATTATCCTTACTCCCCAACTACGCTGAGTTTGGGTAAGTGGTGTATGAACGTGAATCCTTAATAAACAGCATCTTTGGACCAGATACTGGGCGCTCTATGTGTGCTATTTTTAACACTGACATCAACCCTGTATGGTATTCTCTTTTTTTAGACTTAGAAATTTAAGATTCAGAAAATCCAATTTGTTCAGGGGCACACAGCTACAATAACCAATATTGCTTAAAATAGAGGGCTTAAGATGTACTCTGGTGTGCCCTATGGGGGAATCAAGTTCCAGCTTCCCTgtgcaaccttgagcaagttacctatCCTCTCTAAGCCTATCTCTTcatctgggggaaaaaagggggtggtgatggtggtaataTAGTCATAAACCCATAGTAAGGGTACCACAAAATAGGGCATGTAAGCATTTACCTATTTGTGCTTAATACAGGTTAGCTGCTATTACTGGATGTTAAGAGCTGGAGTTTTTACCTAGATCTGACCTCAAAGCCTCTATTCTTTCCACTGTTCCATAAAGTCTCAATGCAGTCTTTTATATCCCATTCCCATTTATACACAAAATCAGAGTGCTGAGAACCATAGTGGATACCCAGAGATTGAGCGGAACGTACTTATATATAAGTATTTTTGTTGACATACACAAAAAATCGTGTATAAATTTCacgcattttaaaattaagaaaatatttgaatgatcTAAGCCAGCAGAAGCTTACTCTCATGAGGGCAAGAAAGACACATATTCACCGACTGATtgacaaggaaatagaaaattaacagGAGGGGAATAAGGAACCAACCTTCCCCACCCATCTAGTGTGTTTGGTTGACACCATGCTAGGGGACTTTCCAAATGTTTCATTTTGGTGTTTTACTACTGTATGTTTCATCGGCATCACTGCACACTGTAAATACTCAACTGAAAGAGTTGTGATGATCTTACGAAGCATAGTTTTTGGGCACTGGATCTAGGTTGTAACAATAAACATTACCTTAAGAGAACTGTAACACTTTGCTCAGAGTCAAATACAAAACGCTTTTGTTTACCAATCAAGCAACCGAGTGAaggaataagtattttttaatttaaattatgttatataaaatgCTAACTTCTTATGAGGATATACTACAGACTATGTATTAGGTAAAATTATTGTTTGACAAACTTCCtataatctttttattaatttacactGAGGGAATATAGCACCTTTCATCCAAAGAACTGAAGGTGCTTTACAAAcatcagcatttaaaaaacatttacatttaaaaatctggattCTTGCTGTTAAATCTCTTAGACTCCAGATGAACAATTTTCTGGAAGCTGACAAAAAGCAATCCTATTTCTGACAATGAAAGAAGCTCAGAAAAGAATCCTGATTTGCTTTCACAATACAGGCATTTTCCAAAACCTGGTGTGGGGCTTACAAAGCAAAAATCTTATTACTCTTGTCTAAGATTACACACAAATCTTAATGCAATGAACAATATTTCAAAgcatatttcaaaaggaaaacccAGGACTTAAGACATCAAAATCTTCCAACAGTTCTAGACATCCAGATGGAATAGGAGCTGATGCAGGTTGCATATGAGATGTACTCTCGATCCAGGCTTTTTAGGATCACACCCAAATgagcacatttaaaatattgaaaattttcagAGAAATGCATTAACCTATATATAAAAAGCTAGCCAGGAGTATATCAGCCAAATGAGGAAAGGGAGTAAATGGCAATTCAAAGTAGACAGTTCTCACTAGAGCCTAGGACACTTTATTAGAAACCAAGTAGatcatatgcaaataaaaatagttcTTACCCCCAATAATACAACATAAGGGATTTTACATTCAACCTAGACACAGGGAGTTAACAAATTCTCCTGCCTACAAATCTATGACTTGTAAGTATCTTCCACCACATGATTACTCTATATAGTACATAGCCCTTATTTATTAGAGGGATCCAAAAATTCCTTTTCAGCTCACAAAGTCCAATACATTCACTCTTTCTTCCCTTTACACATCTAAtagtaaaaactatttttttccatgcAAAAAGCCATTATTCAGTTGAAGAGAAATCAGGCAAAACAGAGATGGCAGTTAAGGAATGGACAGAATATTATTGGCACATGTCCAATTAGTGACGAACAAATGCAGTACACcatgacttaaaaataaaagtcacatttATAGGGATAACGAAAACAACTGTATCAACCTAAGCTAAGGAGTGTCAAACAGGAAGGGAGGGCTGAGGATTACTGGTTTTATTGGTACAACTTAAAAGCAGTGCAAACCAAGCACTTAAATACAATTTATggtaacagaaaaaaacaacaacaacaacaaaaaactgcaGAGACCTGTTCAAAGACCACACCAAGTTGTCTGCATCATTAATTTCCAGTGTTTTACAATTAGTAAAATACATAGCTACATATCCCTGTAAGATAAAAAATACCTTTCCACCTGAATTACACTGGGGTCAGGACAGTAACACAAAGCTACTGACCCAATATTAGTTCAAGTGTGTGCAGCAAATGTCTTAGCCACTTCTTTCATACAGCTATACAATTAAAAACTATACAAGGAGCTGggtggttggggaaaaaaaaaatcaaatcaaaacagtATTGTgctcattcaataaatgaaaacCCTGATGAAAAATTATGTGCCAAGAAGCTTAAACTATAAagatttttattgcatttttaggTAACCTGGAAGTTCTTATCCTCAAGGGGAAAAGTTGGTTTTCAAAACTACCTGAACAGATGCTAAAGTGCTTTATTAACTGGCTGGTTTCACAAGGATTTCCTGGaatgacaaaaattaattatagtaaAGGGATACCAACTATATCACAAAACAGTACATTCCAACATCATTTATGACCACAGTCATAAGAGATACTGGAACTCTTGTCCTTATTAAATGGACAGTTGCATATCAAGAACTGATCATCACAACCCTTTGGATATTCAAATTACTTACACAAAGCCAAAATATGGTATCACAGACCTTTACAAAAAAGgacaatttgtttctttttctacacTTTAAATAATCTGCTTCAGATTACAATTCACAAATACAAGAGTCCTGACTTTTCAACCTTTCCAGTTGCAGTTAAAAATGAACACTTTGTAAAAGGTGAGTGTTACAGCAGGAGAAGAATGATTCCTATGGAAAAGTACATAGATTTTACTCAATGATACTCATGATAGATTGTAAACTGGATTGACCACATTCTACTCAACTGGTATCAAATGAACACATCAGCATTACaagtattaaatttttcttttactatagaggatataaaccaaaatattaatatggcAGTTATGTTCTTTAGGCACAgtttagtgattttttaaaaaataaatattattgaatttcAATTGAAGTTTTAAACTCAATAATCAAAGGGTCAAGAACtgattaagagaaaagaaaaaagcgaATAACTTTAAGCTAACAACGTAAGCTGTTTAAAatttctaacacttaacctaTCTGGGTTTTATTTAAGATtatcttattaaaaaatacaaggaatCTGAAAAAAGATCAATACAATTATCATAATGTACAAAGTCATAAGCTGTAGCagtttttaactaaaatttaaaaacacaacaagGAGGGCAGCCCTTTAGaccaatttattttatatccatttaaaatatcatcCAACAAAGGACAATGAAGTTTACATCTGGGACAGGTATACATAACTCGAGGCATTTATAGTCCATCATGCCCACTGAATAACAACTTTGCTGCTGAAATTTCTTAAAACTTACCAAACTAAAACAAAAGGCTGAATGATACAAAAGGAGGAGTACTTCGGTGTATTCTGtcaattggctttttaaaaaaaggaaacacattcTGTTTCCCCAGATCAGTAAATAAGCAAGAGCTACATGCAGCAGTGTTGAGTATTAAGACATTTCTCAAGTCTTCTCAAATGAGTCCAAggtggggatgggatgggggagaAAATTGATAGAAAAACATTGCTATAGACACCATAACAAACAAtaaatttagataatttaaaattaaaaaaagaaggcaagagGCAGCATTTCAGCAgcaaagtgctcaataaaaagtATATTGTAGAGGGTAATACAAGAAAGTTGGGGTAAgaagaggacagaaaaatggGTCAGCAGGATGGGCGAAGGCCTCAAAGGAAATACGGCGTTGTCGTTCTGGGAGGAATAACACGTTCTGAATCTGGAACTGCCCGGAATAACTTTGGTTCTCTTGTATTTACATCTTTGAAGACCATGATCGAAGCAATATTTCCACAACGATAGCAATAATTAGGAGCAGACCATACTGTCACCAGCTTCTCATCAAACATAAATTTATAGCCTTCATGCACTAGTTGATGTGCTCTGCAGATGAGTTTTAAATTGTTGATATGAACAAACTGCAATATAGAAAGGCTTTGTAAGTAttcagtacatttaaaaaaatcagcctgcatatataagaaaataatcatttaaagtaTATCCTGTTAGTACTAAAGTTCTCGTGATTATCGAACCCACTCTATAATTATCcacaataattttaataagtttaGGCAAATGGAGCCACTTTGGCCTGAGTCAATTGTAGAGGTGTAGAAATCATACAGCCACATCATTAGTTagaaatttctgaaagaaagTGTTCTATAGGTACTATCAgatatgaaacaaagttttgttttttatggtttAATAATAAAGATATTGCTACCAATATCTATCATTTACTGAGGATTTAGTATGTGCAGTTCTTGCAATAATTCTGAAAGAGATTTATTATCCTTCTTTTGCAACTTAAGGAAACAAAGGCTCAGCCTGGATAAGTAACCTACCTAAGTTGCACAGATGGGATCAGAACCTGGTTCTCTGACTCCATTATGCCAGAGCACCTCCCAATATAAGgttatctgtatgtgtgtgtgtgcttaacTGAAAATAGTTGAACTTCCAAAAAATTGCCTATCTTGCTCTTGCTATCTTGTTACTTAACTATAGCATTTTAAAGGAAAGGAACAAATCTTTTATACATATTACCAAGTAGATGCTGGGGTAGGTGCCTGTACTATGTGATCTCATTTAACCATTAAGGAAAGATACATATGAACAACTAAACTAGAAATCTGATATCCATAGCCACAATAGTTTGAGTAAACTAGACTACAAGTTTGTTATCTAGGACCACCATAGTTCTTTATGCAGCCCATTAGCAACCAACAAACTACTTTTCCAAAAATGTTACCTTTACCTCATTTGTGACCTTCGCTCCAAAAAGCCAACCTGCTCCTCGGGGACTTATAGCCCAAGTATCCACATCTTCAGGATCTGACCAAACCAGGTCACAAAATGCTCCTTTATGAGGAATTTCCTGATTCCGTTCAATGGTTCGAATCTGATCCAGTGTTTTAATATCAGGAGATAAACCACCATGAACACATAAAATCTGCTCATCTATTAACtagaaaaaaaggataataaagaacaTATAACTCTGTCATATCTACATTCATCAATGAATGCTAAAGATATCAATATATTTGACATGACAATTAGAGACGTGTTATtggcaagaaaatatttgaggttttaaaaatctaaacttaCAGCTGCTACTGTGAGCATGTCAAAAACTTTGGTACAGTATCTCCAGGCATTAGCATTTCCATATTTGGTTTGGCACTCATCTATGAAACAAATAGAAGAGTTCTCATTAATTAAGTTCTGAATCTGCTaatcaaaataaacaatataCTCAATACTATAG from the Eulemur rufifrons isolate Redbay chromosome 7, OSU_ERuf_1, whole genome shotgun sequence genome contains:
- the PPP6C gene encoding serine/threonine-protein phosphatase 6 catalytic subunit isoform X2, with the translated sequence MAPLDLDKYVEIARLCKYLPENDLKRLCDYVCDLLLEESNVQPVSTPVTVCGDIHGQGDFVDRGYYSLETFTYLLALKAKWPDRITLLRGNHESRQITQVYGFYDECQTKYGNANAWRYCTKVFDMLTVAALIDEQILCVHGGLSPDIKTLDQIRTIERNQEIPHKGAFCDLVWSDPEDVDTWAISPRGAGWLFGAKVTNEFVHINNLKLICRAHQLVHEGYKFMFDEKLVTVWSAPNYCYRCGNIASIMVFKDVNTREPKLFRAVPDSERVIPPRTTTPYFL
- the PPP6C gene encoding serine/threonine-protein phosphatase 6 catalytic subunit isoform X1, producing MAPLDLDKYVEIARLCKYLPENDLKRLCDYVCDLLLEESNVQPVSTPVTVCGDIHGQFYDLCELFRTGGQVPDTNYIFMGDFVDRGYYSLETFTYLLALKAKWPDRITLLRGNHESRQITQVYGFYDECQTKYGNANAWRYCTKVFDMLTVAALIDEQILCVHGGLSPDIKTLDQIRTIERNQEIPHKGAFCDLVWSDPEDVDTWAISPRGAGWLFGAKVTNEFVHINNLKLICRAHQLVHEGYKFMFDEKLVTVWSAPNYCYRCGNIASIMVFKDVNTREPKLFRAVPDSERVIPPRTTTPYFL